The Leptodactylus fuscus isolate aLepFus1 chromosome 3, aLepFus1.hap2, whole genome shotgun sequence genome has a segment encoding these proteins:
- the LRRC73 gene encoding leucine-rich repeat-containing protein 73, with protein MLPGSIQMSGETLSSAEVKGVCEGLAEGTVRLLSLRGCHLSDRDFAQLCQGVSESPSLVQLNLNLGVVSSTGRVQQLAQSLHRNRSLQSLFLHGNPLTDTGLSLLNPALASHPALVSLDLGDCLLGDEGISLICGLLPPDGAKPGLRELTLSANPGISCTGWARLAIAVAHSSQVRTLNLDYNPLGDHIASMLAVCVASSRTLEVLDLEGTGLSNQSAQILLDMVQNYPTPLKSLVLSENNISLELQQQIADLLSEGEDEDESEGKGQDRPVREKGLKSNIGPGLHRVLLTSGIGDSLLAETEM; from the exons ATGTTACCGGGCTCCATCCAGATGTCGGGGGAGACGCTCTCCAGTGCAGAAGTGAAGGGGGTGTGCGAGGGTCTGGCAGAGGGCACGGTGCGCCTCCTTTCGCTGCGTGGATGCCACCTCTCGGACAGAGACTTTGCCCAGCTGTGCCAGGGGGTATCTGAGTCCCCGTCCCTTGTGCAGCTCAACCTTAACCTGGGAGTGGTGTCCAGCACGGGCCGGGTGCAGCAGCTGGCACAGAGTCTCCACCGCAACCGCTCCCTCCAGTCCCTCTT CCTGCATGGTAACCCCCTGACAGACACTGGTTTGTCCCTTCTTAACCCTGCGCTGGCCAGTCACCCTGCATTGGTGTCTCTGGACCTGGGGGACTGCTTACTTGGTGATGAGGGTATCAGCTTAATCTGTGGCCTCCTGCCCCCTGATGGGGCAAAACCAG GTCTTCGGGAGCTGACCCTCTCTGCCAACCCCGGGATATCATGCACTGGTTGGGCCCGTCTGGCCATCGCTGTGGCTCACAGTTCTCAAGTCAGAACCCTCAACCTGGATTATAATCCACTGG GCGATCACATTGCCTCCATGTTGGCTGTGTGTGTGGCGTCCAGTCGTACTTTGGAAGTTCTGGATTTAGAAGGGACCGGACTAAGCAATCAGTCGGCTCAG ATCCTGCTGGACATGGTTCAGAATTATCCGACTCCCCTAAAGTCTCTGGTCCTGTCCGAGAATAACATCAGCCTGGAACTGCAGCAGCAGATTGCCGATCTACTCTCAGAGGGCGAGGATGAGGACGAGAGTGAAGGAAAGGGCCAGGACCGACCAGTGAGGGAGAAAGGGCTGAAGAGTAATATAG GCCCTGGCCTTCATCGGGTCCTCCTGACCTCCGGCATTGGAGATAGCCTCCTTGCCGAGACGGAGATGTGA